A single window of Acanthopagrus latus isolate v.2019 chromosome 1, fAcaLat1.1, whole genome shotgun sequence DNA harbors:
- the ppp3r1b gene encoding calcineurin subunit B type 1b, protein MGNEASYALDMCSHFDADEIKRLGKRFKKLDLDNSGSLSVEEFMSLPELQQNPLVQRVIDIFDTDGNGEVDFKEFIEGVSQFSVKGDKEQKLRFAFRIYDMDKDGYISNGELFQVLKMMVGNNLKDTQLQQIVDKTIINADKDGDGRISFEEFCAVVGGLDIHKKMVVDV, encoded by the exons TTGATGCTGATGAGATTAAGAGGTTAGGAAAGAGATTTAAGAAACTCGACCTAGATAACTCCGGCTCGCTGAGCGTGGAGGAGTTCATGTCCCTACCAGAACTCCAACAGAACCCCCTGGTGCAGCGGGTCATCGACATATTCGACACCGATGGAAACGGAGAAGTCGACTTTAAAG aGTTCATCGAAGGAGTCTCTCAGTTCAGCGTCAAAGGAGACAAAGAGCAGAAGCTGCGCT TTGCCTTCAGGATCTACGACATGGACAAAGACGGCTACATATCCAATGGCGAGCTCTTCCAGGTCCTCAAGATGATGGTGGGCAACAACCTGAAGGACACTCAGCTCCAACAGATCGTCGACAAGACCATCATCAACGCAGACAAAGACGGAGACGGCAGGATATCCTTCGAGGAGTTCTGTGCT GTCGTCGGTGGATTAGACATTCACAAAAAGATGGTGGTGGACGTCTGA